GTGGAGGAGCGGCTATGTGTACCAAAACAACAAGAGGGCTTAGGCTATAGAAGGATAAGGGACTTCAATTTAGCTTTGCTAGCAAAGAAAGGTTGGAGATTGCTGCATAATGCTAATTCTTTGGCTGCTGTTGTTTTGAAAAATCGCTACTTTCCATCTAAGGATTTTTGGGAGGCATAGTTGGGTTGTAATCTGTTATATTTATGGCGAAGTATTTTGGAGGCTAGTAGTTTATTGTCATAAGGTTGTCGAAAATGAATTTGTGATGGTTTGTCAACGAAAGTATGGATGGTTCTATGGCTGCCCGATATGGCTAATCATTTTCCTACTTCTGCTATGGTTCCTGGATAGCAAGACATGCTTGTTTCTTCCTTAATCGTAATAGGTTTGGCAAGGTGGGATGAGGTAGTTGTTAAGGACCTGTTTAATAAAAGAGACTGCCACTTAATTTTGCAAATTCCATTATCAACCGCACCTAGTAATGACAAATGGATTTGGACACATGAGCCTAAAGGTGTTTACACAGTTTCGAGCGGGTATAAGGTGCTTAGTGGGTCTGCAAATCAACAACATGCAGCGGTGGATATATGGTCTATGATATGGAAGGCAAAAATTCCCAAGAAAGTGCAGCATTTTGCGTGAAGAGCTAGCTTAGATTTACTACCTTGTGCTATGAACTTGATCAAGAAACAGGTTAGTATTAATCCCTTATGTCCTTTATGTGGATTAGAAAATGAGACAACACTGCATCCTTTATTTTTATGTGACTATATTAGACATACATGGGTGAGATCAAGTTTTGGATGACAATTTATACAATCTGTAACAACATGGTTTACGTAGTTGCATGGGCAATATCCACTGATTCAAATTGAAGGTTTAATAGTCTTGTATGACATTTGGTCGAATAGAAATAGTTTTGTGTGGAATGGGTAATATCTAGCACCTCTTAAAGTTGTGCAGCAGTCCAAACAATTGTTGACAGAATGGCAAACGGCGCAATGTCAGTTGTATACAACTCCGGTAGCTCCGACGGTTGTTCTATGGCAACCACCAGTGGCAGATACTTTTAAATGTAACATTGAAGTCTCACTTGTACCTAGACAGTCTATGTATTGCATGGGTATGGTGGTTCGTGATTTTATGGGGAGGTGTATTGTTGGCCGATTATATACCATTCCGACGATGCAAGACTCGATTTTGGGGGAGGCTTTGTGTTTTCGAGAAGCACTCAATTGGTTGCAAAGAAGGCAAATACCATGTTCTTCAATTGAATCTGATTGCcagattttaattaattttttgtctACTAGTGATTTGAATTATTTCATATCATGGTATTGTTATTTCAAATTGTAGGTTATTATTGCAGGAGTGGCCTTCTATGACTATTAGACATGATAAGAGGTCAGCGAATCAGACAGCTCATACTATAGTAAGTGCTGCTATTTctaggtttgattttgaataggAGCATGCccgtctttatttttatttgaaattttacattatgatattaataatatttcagAGTTAAATTGATTCGACTAGTGATGGATTTAAATACCCAGACTAGTGTTAGGACTACTACTATTCcagttaaaaaatttatttatctctatttttattttaaaaaaaatttacattatctgatgtaattataaaattaataattttacaaatttaattcttacgattaatctttttaaaataaatgatggtgttaatatgtatttttaatactttaattcattaattaagaaataaagTAGATATAGAAAGAAATAAGTCACAATTAACTAAATTTGAtggaaaaaaattaatgtaaCAATACAATTATTTTAATCACTACATAGAGATACAGGTCAGCATTGAGttgaatttaaaatcaaactgaaattttaatatttttgaaaattgaatcaaattcattttaatcaaaaattgatttaaattaaattattctagtttaattcagtttaatttaatttaatcagttaagagttcttatttttaatattttaaaatttaattaaaatattttaaatttaattataatatagtttagtttaattcggtttaatttaatttaatcaattaaatttttcaatacagttcttatttttaatattttaaaatttaattaaaatattttaaatttaactatagtataatctttctatattataaaaaaataatatgttattgTTCATTGTTCAGttgaatttgattttatcaatttttttttatcaaaattaaattgaattaaaatttttaaaaataaaaatcaaacagaattgaataaaataatacaccaaattaaaattttaaattaattcaactgATCAATTTTTTTCTCACTACATAAATTCTATTGTTtactttttctatttatttcaaattatagtTAACTTAATTAGTTTCATAATATGCctctattaaatatgtattgaataattaaaatttattaatttcaagaatgaattaataatgaaaaaacaTGAATAGAGGAAagacaatataaaatttattaattttaattttatttactacattttttaaatttatatataaaaaaataagtttatttttttcgGACAGATGgagtataattataataaagaaCTTTTCTAGcaattattatatttacaaTTATGATAAAAACCAGGTtagttatctttttttttttctttttttaattcttgAAATGATACATTGCTGGTGAACTGCAGTTCCAGAAAAGATATACGTGTTTCTGTCCTTCCAAACACTCCAAGCCTATAGAACAATCCCACAAAATCAGAATCAATTTTCTGAAGAAGCCATGAAAACAAAGCTTCCCACATGAAATTTTGGATTTCTAAACAATCTCACTTCATAAAATCACATGATAAATACATTTAACTTTCACATGAATAGTCAAACATCATAAATCTGATTGGTGATAGAAATCATATTATAGTTGGCAACAATGCAAGTACATTATTTGCATTTATGTATAGGAGGGCATATCACAATCCTTATAAGAAAGGCCAAGCCCTGTTCATAATTGGTAGTAGTGTTTCAACAGGGTTGAGATCGTACGCCTCGacctatatataaattttttgattCATAATGGACGAGGTCTAAACAAGAGAAGTCCTTGAATAACATTTAGATTACTCGCCTACATTCTTGAAACCTAAGGTTAACTCCTTGAAGCTTTACAAAACAAAAATGTGCCTTTCTAGTACAAGTACGtacgtatatatatatataaagaatagTGATCCATACCTACTGGTGTGCATCAATGGTTCAAATACACAAATAATAAGCCTGCTAAAAAGTTAACAGAACCAACCTTGCTTGCAATTCCTGACTCAGAATGATTCTGAAAGCTTGTATTGAATGAATGATGATTCTAGAGGAAATGTAAATTCAGCTCCATCCGTCCACAGGCTGTAGGGAGAAGTGTTAAGAAGGCCGCCAATGCAAATATCCCAGTCGTATTGAGGAATTTTGATTTGGTTTATTACCAATAATCCCCACAAGAGCATTTTCCATCTTTGAAATGGTGGAATCTCTGCACATCTCGAAGAATTATTTGCCTATCAAAAATAGATGATATAAGTTTAGCAGCAGAATGACAATCCCCACAAACTCGAAGGTTCTTCACCACACGGATTGTTGTCCCAGGTGGAGTGTTAAGTAAGCCAAATGCAATGGCTAATTTCTCACTATGATATCTAAGAGCAATTTCTTTCTCTTCGTCATTCATGTCAGCATGAAAGACTAGAGAAGTATCTGGAACATAACCAACCATTTTTAACTCCTTGACCAACTCATCAAGCGCTCGATGCAAATCTGAAGAAACATAGTGCACCCCTTCCCCAGAAAAGAATTCATGTACTACATTGTTCACCTCTATGGAACTGCATCCAGGAATCTTTACCACCCCTCTATCAATCATCAATTTCCTTAAAGAATCCACATCTTCCCATTTTCTAACTCTTGCATACAAGTTAGATAAAATCACATAATCTCCACCGTGAGAGTTATCTAGTTCAAAAATTCGTTCAGTCACTTGCTTCCCTAATTCTACATTGCCATGGCTGCTACAAGCAGATAACAATGTTCGCCATAGTATAGGTGTGGGTTCGATTGGCAATTCATCTATGAACTTATAAGCTTCATCCAACCGTCCTGCTCGACCTAGCAAATCCACCATACAACCATAATGCTTGATGCCAGGAATAATCCCATATGCGTTGGTCATGCTATAGAAGTATTGACAACCTTCCTCTACTAATCCAGTGTGACTACAAGCATACAAAAGGCCTAAAAATGTAATTTCATCAGGTTTCACTCTTGCCTTTCTCATTTCTTCAAACATAAATATAGCTTTACGAGCCTGCCCATGTGTTGCATAGGCCACAATAATAGCTGACCAAGCCTGTGTATCTCTTGCACTCATGCTCTTAAAGACAGAAATGGCATCATCCAAACTCCCACACTTGGCATACATATCTATCAGTGCAGTATTCACCTTCACATATTTATCCAAACCATTCTTCTTGACATACTCATGTATCCACTTCCCCAAGTCCAATGCTCCCAACAAAGCACAAGATGATAGAACACTAAGCATTGTGACATCAGTAGGCTCAAGTTTCCTTGCCTGCAATTCACGAAACAATGACAATGCCTCATTAGGCCTGCTACTTCGAGCATAACCCATTATGATTGCATTATACGAAACAACACAAGGTTCAGTTATCTTATCAAACACTCGTCGAgctccatccacatcattacaCTGGGTGTACATATTTATTAATGTAGGAAGTACATAAATATTCTCATTTAGCCCGAGTTTAATGGCAAGGCCATGCAATTGTTTACCTTCTTGAAAGGCTTCAGCATTAGCACAAGCTTTAAGTAGAGAAGGGAAAGTGTAATCATCAGGGAAACAGCCATCATTCAAAGCCTTAATAAACAGGGAAATGGCTTTGAGTGAGTTGTTTGACCGGGAATAACCACGAGCCATGATGTTAAAGAGGAGGATGTCTGGTTGGGGAATTGTTTCAAACAGCTGGTGAGCGTGGTCCATAGAAGAAGAAGTAGGATCAACAGTACAAGAATTAATGAGCTTAGTAATAACATTGGGATCATATTGGAGGTGGGTTTTGATGGTAAAGGCTTGGATTTGCTTGAGCAATTGAAGAGAGGTGCATTTGGGAAGAAGTGAGAGAGGGTGAGGTGAATAGATTGTGGCACATGAGGGAGAAGATGGGGTTGATGTCAAAGCCATCTTAGCCAATTGAATGGTTGTGTTTTCAGGCTGTGGAAGAATAACAACCTTCTATTATCTTTTTAttctcaaatattttaaataatatatctaataataattataatgcaCAAATCTTACAACAAATATTAAACACAAAAATTTCTAAATTCATTTTCACTTGAGAATTGCACTTATAAGATAATTATGAATGATAATATTTGCCAAGGATTATCTACTACATTTAACATTACTGTTAGTTTTAGGTTACGAACTATGAAATTTAACACCACACTCAATCCAAAGCTTGTTGCCATTGCCCTAACTGTTATTTGCTTCTTCCATGGAGGCACCTCTGTTTCTTTGTAAGCTTCctccatgaacacttcttctacttcttcttcttcatttgcAACCTCTTCTCCGATTCTCTCTCCATCTACACCTTCAACTCTTCTTCTCTCAGAGGTTTCACCACTTCCATTTTCTTTTGccttctcttttttttcaaCCTCTAGTCTTGCTATGCCTTGTATGTAGGGATGGCAACGGATAGGGTATTTTGGGGTACCCATCCGACCGAACTCTAATAAAACGGATTTGAATAGTTATAATCAGGTTTGGAATGGGttcgaattttaaaaataatacccatTGCGGGTTCGGATCGAATTCGGGTTTTATGtatccgtttatataaataattaatttaatataaaaaatatattttacaataatatttataaatttttttatataaattattaattaaaatatataaaattaaacgggtttgatttttattcggataataataatcgggtttggaacGGATtcggataatttaaattaatttttaatcgggttcgaAACGAAttcggatattactaatataaatcagGTTCGGGTTcggatagtttaattttttgcgggtaccctacccgtttacatccctagttGTATGTTTCTTCAACTCCATTACTCTTTATCATtgattcatttttaaatttttaaaaattcttctAATTTGACTTGATTAAAAATATACCATTGAGTTAGATCAATTGCACTAGATACAATTACCACCAATTAAATCTCTAATTGCACCATCCAATTTATAAATCAATTTTGAGTATTCGTAtctcaattttttataaaaataaataaataataaaaaattctcaTGAAATCTTAAAGTTTAAACAACAagaagtttaatttatttgttgttgattcaataatataattaattaaacataatatatatattgctaataaaaacaaaaagtaTTTTTGTtcagataattttattttatttttgcataaaataaaatatgaaattttaattaatttgatttaattcggttgaaatttatttaaactGATTTGTTTTTAATCTTTTGAATCAATATAAAATTGCATGGTTGGGTCCAGATCAAATATTTGTCTTAATTAGATAAAAGTAAAGCCACCCCAACTGAAAATAAGAATCCTATGGCTTAAATAgttgactaaaataattaaaattgataatttcAACACAAAGTTGAACCGATATCGATCCGTTTCGCCCCTCTTATATTGACCAACTCAAGATTGTAACATTTGGGCAAACACGAGAAAAAGAACTTTCTAGTCATTTTCCTAGAAAATTTTTAGGCGTGATCAAAgagataattaaattttattttgtttatccattcaaattttaaattgtgaatAATTTAATGCGTTTATGGATAATTAACAACTTATAGAGATGAGGCCAGAGGGCTGACCTTGAATATTCTTTGACATTAAAGATTCTGAATATAGATAATTGATTAATGAATTATTATAAGTGATTTATTTGTAAGTTAATcataacattaaatttaaatttggtgAGAAAATAGAtaggtaaaaataaaattccttttccttttcctttcttttaaataatataaagtaaAATTCTTCCCTTATTTTTCaccatttatttttcttttttctcattttaccTATATACAAACAAAGGTTGATGGGGATTAAaagttgaaaaaatatttaacattGATAATTTAAAGTGACATGAAATTTATTTCAGCGGGTCAAACTTAGATGTCCtgtattttttttacaaaaaaaatttaaaattaaataaaaatatgatcaaatatatatatatatatataatttttattaaaacgaGCTACAACAACATATAAAAGTGTCTGAACTGAActtatttctatttaaattttaagtcaCAACTTCTATTTGATCTGAATACTATTAGACCAACAACTTCTATTTGATCTGAATACTATTAGACCAAACTGAATACGATTTAATCTAAAGTTGGACAAAATCCATCTCACCAATTTAAAGTTTTAGAGCATGTCTTTTCCCAAAATGCCAATTCCACAGCATATATGTCTGTTCCTAAAATGCCAATCAGAAGCCACCGCGGATCGGCTAGGAGTGAACATTCCATCAATTcgctaataaattaaaaattaaaattttaatatttatgaaaatttatcgAATTTTAAACGGACagtaatttaaatcaaattaatataattcaaactttttaatttttacatttttaatattttaaaatttaattaaaatattaaaaatttaattataatataattttttaatattattaaaaataatatattattatcgctaatcgatttaattttattaatttttttaattaaaatcaaacagaataaaaataattaaaatttttaaaataaaaatcaaatcaaacttaaccgaaattttaaattaatttaattcgatagatttttttaatttaaactgaaTTCTCCACGCCAATTATGCGTGTACCGATACTAGGAGGGATCACTCACCTGATAATCAGAAAACAACTTGCAAGTTATGTTTCAAAATACCGTGAAAATTATCCTTGTTTCGGTAGAAAGCTAGAGTCCTCTGATTGCTAGGGCCAATCAACATATCCCATTGCAAAAGGAAGAAACCAAAAAGACTAGGCAGGAGAACGAATTAATGaggcaaaaaataaaaataaaaaatcatttaaaaaagtgaaccatttaaaaattaaaaaataaaaatttaaaatgtctgTACCAACAAAAACTGAACAGTGATGAGAGGTATTGCTGTTTCTTTTTACGTGGTCTGAAGCCCTAAACTGTCTCAGAATACAAGAGATGTAGAGAGCAAAGTTCTGCATATTACTAATTGATTTTTGGTTCCTTTCACCATAGCCAGAAAATCAATAGAATAACCAATTTTTAGTTTTAACCTTACCAAGGAAAATATGGAGCAAGTCTTAGATTACACAATTTATATTGAGAAAGGTAGCCATACCTCCTCCATCACAAATATCTACCAAACAAAATGCCACTGAAAATTAATGCACCGAACCATTTATTTGACACAAACCTGCAATGAGGAAAGAATATTGAAGGAAACACAAAGTTTAGTAATAATATTCCAAGATGGGAAGAGTTTAAAGGTTAAATAACTAGTGATATAGGATGACctcttttttggaaaaaaaaaaaaagaaaagatgaaataaagaagataataataaaaaagaggaTAAGTTATTCTCCCCTCAAAGAAACCAGAAAAGTTCATCAAAAGATATAAGTTATGCAGCAGCAACACCAACCACATTTACTCATAAACTCCATGAAGAAAAAAGACCATAAAGGAGTCAGAAGACTATTTTGTCCTAAAACGACCACAAAGACCACTGCTTGTTCTTGAAATTTTGAGTATTTCTCTCTGAACAAATACTCAACAATTACacccaaaaaaaataaaaacaaaaataaaaaaactgcaAACTACCATAATCTCTCAGCACCTTTACTCCTGTTAAAGATCTACATTTCATTTTCAAAGGACTAATACCTTcatatttataaactttttcTCAAAAACTGACAAATGAAACATTCTAATTATACATGAGAAGGCGTaatgaggaaaagaaaaaagagatgaTTATCACAATAACCCAAcactaatattattttttatcagaaAAGATATTTCGATAAGCAAGAAATTCTATAGGATTGTACTCTTGATCTATCAACACAAAGCGATTGACACATGAAAACAAGACTGAAAAAGGAAACCAACACTAACATCTTGAATTGAACTCTCTCAGTATCTCGCTCTATCACCTTGCTAAGAGCATCAACAATAAGCATAGCTACATTAAATATCAGTTAAAcgaaaaagttattttattcaTATGCACAAGGATTAAGTATGAACTAGTAGCAGTCTCTAAATTATCCCTTGATTTATGGGATGATTTAAAAAATTGGCTTGGTTGGCTCAGAGTGCAGCTCATTGACAGAGAACTCAAATATCTCGATCTTTCCTAATGGGCTTGAATCCAACCCATATGTCTTTGAAGACATTTGATTTTGCCATACAGCATTAGACAAGGTATTAGTGAGCACTCACAAAAAAAATCTCTCCTGTTCCTCCCAAAATAGGGCAAGGGCATTTATCAAGGACCCCCTCTCTGTATAGCTAATTTTCTCTCTAAGCTTTCATATTTACCATCACATCATGTATCAACATTCCCTTCACACGCCTATTAGCATCCCTTGAGCATCATCTACCAACAGCTCCATATCTTATCACATATCCCCTCTACCTATCACTTGGACCTACTCTCTACTTACTTCCTCAAATTCATTACCAGGAATCAATACCTGAACTCTCCTTTTGTCATCGCTTGCCACATACAGATGGCTCCATGATTACCCAGGTCTCTACCCAGCTCAATTAACACAACACCATTCTCTCCTTTAAAAACCCCCCATTAAAAAGAGTGGCCTTATTGAAGCTACAAAGGATTTTGGTTAACCAGTAATAATAACACTAAGagggaaaaaataaaagatagagagagagatctACAAACAATCAACTCTTTTTCACCCTTCAAATCCTATCCTTCTTATCAAGGACCTTCTCAAGAGATCATAAATCACAATACTTCTGATAGGGTGCCTTGTTGAGGATCGAGACATGAGACGGCACGAAGCCAGTTTCGAACCAGAATATGAAGCTAGAAAAACGGATTTCTTTTTCCCACCTGTGTTTGTGACAGTTCAGGCTCCTTTAGAGAGAAATTGTAATCTCTTGAGTTAATTACTCAACTTGTGGGATCTTTAATGATCTTTTACTAATCTGCTGCCAATTTAAATACATTGGAGATTTAACTATCTCCTACAAAACAAGAACTGAAACATCCTAGTGGAGTACATCCTCCTACAATTCAGAAAAGGAAATAACTAAACAAGACATAATGGAGAAAAACAGAACATTATTCCCACTACAGAATTCTTGAAGCACCACGATCATGACCCACTACCTACTATGTTCTGCTTCATCATCAACTGCCGCTCAGTTTGGACATGGTCAAACTGCACTTTCTTCCTTGCACCATGAGAGAACCGTTTCTAGACCTGTTGAGGTTGAGAGCTGCTAACAACTTCCTAAACTCAACTTAAGAAGAAACCCCCTCTCTCCTCCCCTCGTTTGGTATGATTcattttgcaaaaaaaaaaaaaccaaaaaaaaatcaaatgaattattataaaattatgtaagaTTCAACTTcttttaaaatgcaaaattttcaagttaaaaataattaaagtctATAATTCAAAACAAGAGAATTGTTAGAaaagaaatcaattgaattgaattcttgcGAAATTCTTGGTTCTAAACGGAGGGTTTATGTTTCCTTTCTGATCTTGCAACTTTTTGATTGCCATTAGAACATCATCCAAAATTGCCCAAGTGAATATTATAACATTAAAAATAGCATCATTTAGCACTTCAGTGATTTGACCTCATACCCTGACCCCTAATAAATTTGCCTCCCAATACTTAATAGGCGTAACAGTCCTTTTCAATTCTTCCCCTTTCTTTCACCTTCTGCTTCTCCTCTTAATAGAATGGTCAAGGTTTTACTTAGCCTATCAAATAATTTAGTTACAGGTTGAAAATTTGACATCAGAATCTCCTGAATCCTCTAGCAAAATCAAACAGCATCTAATATAAGGTTGTAGCCTCTATAGACATATTTggtttttgtttaatttttcgTTCTTTGAACTGAATGTTTGGTTTTCCAGTTGAAAAAATTATGTCGGGTGTCACTTTTTGTCAGAACCTAGGATTCTACATCATTCACATAATTGACATAAAATAGCTAAATCCTACAAGAAAAAACCTAGAAAACCTGTCCAAATCTCAGAAGCTGCAATATTTAGTAGATGAATTAATTTCAGCAGAAAAAAATTCCAATCTCAAAAGGAAGAAGAGATATGTAGGAACTAAGCAAAGATTATATGTCTACATCTTGTTTAAATTGCAAATGTTGATTAGAATCATTCTTAGTACCAAAGTGTATGACACTGTAAAACTTGAAACTGAAATTTGCACCACTCCATAAAAGAGGCAAAAGCTATAGAAAAATTACCATAAAATTACAAGTTTACAACTCCAACTGTTCCTTAATAAGGCCCATAATTAAAGTCTCCTGGcattaccaaaaaaaaaaaaaaaaaaaaaaaaaaaaaaccagagACATCCAAGTGCAATTACTTTTCTTCTGGTATCTTCCACATGAACTATTAATTCCCGTATAACCAGGTAAATCACCATCCACCATAAATATTAATGCACTATATAAGGcacaaatatatattttgtttgtgtgtgtttccAGGCAAAGAAACAAGAGTGAACTCAAGCCATAGGGAAGTGACCACTATTTACGACCAAAAGACAGTTGCCAATCATGTGATCCAAGTCCTTCACTAAGGAATATATGCAATTCTAGCtaatgcatgtgcatgtttacTAAGAAGGGAAGCTATTAGTGCCAATTCCAAAGGATAAAAAAAGTCACAAAAATAATAAGCACTATACATACTTTCTGTTGCAATCAGCCCGACAAGATAGGTCAACTGTCCATATTTGCCAAGCTAAATGTCCAGAAGCAGCTGCCAGAAATGCATAAAATGGCCATCCTGctccaaattttattattaaagaaGGAATAATTACAATGGGACAACTGAAGACCCGGGTGTAATTTAAGCATAAGGAGATTAGAAAGAAGGCAAATATGAAATACCAATATCAGCACTGACTCCACTGAGAGCGAGACTGCTAATGCATGCAATTCCAAACCCAGTGATCCATTCCTTTGTTGAATCCCCAAATCTCAGAGCAGTTGATTTAATGCCCACTTTGAGATCATCCTCCTTATCCTAAACACAGGGCTATTGACTTCACTTTTAAAAGTAGCAACATAACTATTCTCCATAAGCAAGTGGTAATAACAAAACCTTTAAACTATTGTCCAAAAAGAAagtaataaatacaatttaaaagCAACCAAAAACCATAATCTCAATAAAATTGTGCTGCAAGAAATATACAGTAATGCATCAATGTCAAAACTTTTAAAGGCTAgatcacataaaaataataaaaaaaaaaaatccaactcACTGAAATTGGTAAAAGGATTTCTTTTTagtccatatatatatatataatcttgaATGCTgcattttatttgtatttaatttcATGAAAGATGAAACTAGCAAAAGACTGGCCTGTGCACTTTTTTTCCAATTTGCAAAAtcctttaaattttatcaattttacttTCAACTTTTGACACCACTAACATCTTTGGACACTCATTGAAATTGACAACACATGTACACACACACCTGAATCGAGAATTCTAACAAGTAGAAAACTTTCTTGCATGATGAAGTTGGAAAACAAAAGGTTAACAGTCATCTTAAATCATGTTGGTCTACCTGATGGGCATATATGGTATCATACACAAGGGTCCAAAATACTCCACCCACGTACAGTGGCAAAACAACGGCTGGATCTAAACTTCCCTTAATAGCAGACCACCCTAATAAAGCTCCCCAGTTAAATGTCAAACCTAGATAGGCTTGAGGCTGCACCACAACAGTCTCATTTAATAGAGATATAGATTATTTCACAAAACTTTTTCAATTacaaatcaataataaaagaaaaggagagagagagagagg
The Manihot esculenta cultivar AM560-2 chromosome 1, M.esculenta_v8, whole genome shotgun sequence genome window above contains:
- the LOC110619275 gene encoding pentatricopeptide repeat-containing protein At2g02980, chloroplastic is translated as MALTSTPSSPSCATIYSPHPLSLLPKCTSLQLLKQIQAFTIKTHLQYDPNVITKLINSCTVDPTSSSMDHAHQLFETIPQPDILLFNIMARGYSRSNNSLKAISLFIKALNDGCFPDDYTFPSLLKACANAEAFQEGKQLHGLAIKLGLNENIYVLPTLINMYTQCNDVDGARRVFDKITEPCVVSYNAIIMGYARSSRPNEALSLFRELQARKLEPTDVTMLSVLSSCALLGALDLGKWIHEYVKKNGLDKYVKVNTALIDMYAKCGSLDDAISVFKSMSARDTQAWSAIIVAYATHGQARKAIFMFEEMRKARVKPDEITFLGLLYACSHTGLVEEGCQYFYSMTNAYGIIPGIKHYGCMVDLLGRAGRLDEAYKFIDELPIEPTPILWRTLLSACSSHGNVELGKQVTERIFELDNSHGGDYVILSNLYARVRKWEDVDSLRKLMIDRGVVKIPGCSSIEVNNVVHEFFSGEGVHYVSSDLHRALDELVKELKMVGYVPDTSLVFHADMNDEEKEIALRYHSEKLAIAFGLLNTPPGTTIRVVKNLRVCGDCHSAAKLISSIFDRQIILRDVQRFHHFKDGKCSCGDYW